A window of Melopsittacus undulatus isolate bMelUnd1 chromosome 2, bMelUnd1.mat.Z, whole genome shotgun sequence contains these coding sequences:
- the CRLF2 gene encoding cytokine receptor-like factor 2 has protein sequence MRLIFQACSVLFTLGNLVASQSQSPGWKNAISTTIINFNNEKMQITWAARELFPGENVSFSYTFDESKYKVWKPCPTYLLDQDYNSGCLFKTEGPTLAISIRNNNGSEELFSKRLKSDFYIKPNRPENVTFFWNEDTVTVSCNKPERAVKCLRLELQYKSKFDKQWQSRTSKCCSVGEQGFDSRKCYSFRVRLKRLVPYCNVVNYSSDWEGETFWMNGTLLDSCNDDIKPRSNRVIVLSCLLVVLLMTLILLILLCKWQRLQKSVMPSIPDPKHIFDDLFSDHNGNFQEWIDKTDHAVVQAKLEYEEPECITEAESPQEDEKSNKHGPREKIFTFSGAAENNDPKEAQIACLMPMSSTIASFAGFQILMNDDMYVML, from the exons GTTGGAAAAATGCCATCAGCACCACAATAATCAACTTCAATAATGAGAAGATGCAGATCACATGGGCAGCAAGAGAACTATTTCCTGGAGAGAATGTGTCATTTTCTTATAC ATTTGATGAAAGCAAGTACAAAGTTTGGAAGCCATGTCCCACATATTTGTTGGATCAAGACTATAATTCTGGATGTCTTTTTAAGACAGAAGGACCCACCCTTGCCATCTCTATCAGGAATAACAATGGAAGTGAAGAGCTTTTTTCTAAAAGactaaaatctgatttttata TAAAACCTAATCGACCAGAAAATGTGACCTTCTTCTGGAACGAGGACACTGTTACTGTAAGCTGTAATAAACCAGAGAGAGCTGTGAAGTGCTTGAGACTTGAACTTCAATACAAAAGCAAGTTCGACAAACAGTGGCAA TCCAGAACTTCTAAGTGTTGCAGTGTTGGAGAGCAAGGCTTTGATTCAAGAAAATGCTATTCTTTCCGGGTCAGACTGAAGAGGCTAGTACCCTACTGCAACGTAGTTAATTACAGCAGTgactgggaaggagaaacatTTTGGATGAATGGCACTTTATTAG ATTCATGTAATGATGATATAAAACCTCGGTCAAACAGAGTAATTGTATTGAGTTGCTTGCTGGTAGTACTTCTAATGACACTTATCCTCTTGATTCTTCTGTGTAAATGGCAGAG GCTTCAGAAATCAGTCATGCCTTCTATACCAGATCCAAAACACATATTTGATGATCTCTTCAGTGACCATAATGGAAACTTCCAG GAATGGATAGACAAAACTGATCATGCAGTGGTGCAAGCCAAGCTAGAATATGAAGAGCCAGAGTGCATCACTGAGGCAGAAAGCCCGCAAGAAGATGAGAAGAGTAACAAACATGGACCTCGAGAAAAAATCTTCACTTTTTCTGGAGCAGCTGAAAATAATGACCCCAAAGAAGCGCAGATTGCCTGTCTGATGCCAATGTCCAGCACTATAGCTTCTTTTGCTGGCTTCCAAATTTTAATGAATGATGACATGTATGTGATGTTATAA